TTGTCAATGCGGGCAAGACCAGCCGGGTCACCGTGAATCGAGTAATCTGCGGGGGCTAGGCCGTATCGGTTCTCGTACCACGGAGCAGAGCACGGGAAGAACAGTTGAATGGTAACCGCGGCCATGCTGATATAGCCAAAAGTGCGCGCGAAGAGGGGAACGGTGCCGGGAGGTCCGAAGACAAACATGATTATTGAACAGACGAACGGAGCACCGTAATGGCAGATACCGTACGGCAGCCATGCCAACACATCGAGCACAACGCTTTGGTGAGCGGATAGAATATTACTGATGTTGGCGCCATAAAGAATATTCTCCAGAGCGGGCAAAACACGGACCCAAATCGCAGGACGCCAGTCGCTTGGAATGAACCTATAGCATCGCATGAGCAACGGATCGAAACACAGATATTGGAAATTCAGGGGAAATGACTTACTGGCAGGCGTAGAAGAATAAAAGCCATCCGGCAATCGGCagaaaggggaggaagaactgGCGGGTCATAGGGAGTAGAAGCGAAAATAGGAGCATAGTAAATATTCCCGTTTTGCCTAAAGGTCCAGGTGATTCGATGACGGTCAAAGAAAAGATGCCAACGATCAAGAGCAGCAGATACTGGAAATCGTAGACAGTCCATCGATGGCTTTGCAGCGATCGTAATGTATCCCCAGGCGACAACGACGTTTGTAAAGAGGCTATCGATGAGGTCGGAGACACTCTACTGCGCAACTTGGACCTCAACTTCCGCCGCATGCGATGCGGAAAGAGGAGCTGAATGGACCGCCATGGGACCTGGATTTGAAGCTTTCCAAACTGGTTTTGCGTACGGTCCTTCCACGTGGGAAGGGTGGGATTCATATTTGCGGCGAGCCTCTACAGGCGAGACTCGATTATTTCCTCCACGCGTAGTATTCCGGGCGTTTCTTGACCGTTCCGGAAGTCGAGGGGGAAGGCGAGCAATAAGTCGGAGGCAGCGGCAGTAGAAAAGGGGTCTCGAATTTAACGATGCGGCAAGGCAACAAGTCGATTCCCTGGCACCTTACCGGGCGGAGAAATAGAGATCGGATCCAGAAGGACAAAGCGAAGCGCAAGCTCCGGTCTCCAGCGGCCAAACGAGGATGTCTTTGGGCCGTCACGTTGCAGGAGGTTTCACTGACGCAAGGCGGAGAGCAAGGGCGAGCAGTCGAGAGAGAAACCTGGAACGCGGAGGTCGCGAGGGGCGCAGATGGCCACGGAGCCGGAGAGAAGGcgtagaggaagagagcgggggatgaggaagaagagaagcaccgatgaaggagagaagaagaaaaggacggcgagaagaagagaagatgagatgaggattttggtggaggagcaCAAGCGCCAGGCAAGAGAAACTCAGTCCACGGCCGGCCTGCGACGGGCCAAACTTTCCGTACTGGTATTTACCGCTGCTGTTTCGTACAGATCGCACACCCGCTATGCCTCGTGAGGTAATCAAAGAGTCAGAGCTAGCCTGCAACGGGCCTAGCGCCCCTAGCAAGCAGGCCTCGGCGCTTGGGAGCTTCCGGCGTTCCGGTGCCTGAGAGGCCGAGTGGAACAGCTGTGGAGGAAGTAAAATCTTCATCAACCAAACTATCGATCATGGCATTAACTTCGCCATTAGTGTTACTAATGTCAAGGTTCGCTTCGGGTTCTCTCTTGTACTCTGTATTGGTTGCTACAATATCCTGCATCTTGCTATCTCCGGCGACGAAGTGTTGTCCTGGCTCGTGCTCAGTTGCAGTAAGCGCTCTGATGGACCGGAACTACCGGATGTGATGACAATGCAGAGGGAATCAAATCAAAAAGGAGATTCATATGCATTGGTAGCCAACTGGAAGCTGCGGATCTCCAGAACCAATTTCGCTCGGCCCACCCTGGCCCAGCATCCAGCCAATCAAGATACTCCTTTCTGCCAAGAAGAGTGGTCCCTGAAGACTCTCCTCATTTCCCATGGCAGCTCAACAGGAGTCGAGGTCGCGACTCGCTACAGCTGTCGCCTGTCACTTCTTTGACCTCGAGAGAGCTGCCCAGCCATCTCGTTTTTGACCTGCACTTCGTTCAGGGGTTGTTGCCTTGTTGGACAGGTCGGTATCAGTAATCTACTAATCTTACTGGAACCCACGGGAGCGCCGTTGGGAAGGATCGTCtgacatcaacaccatcccaTGCTCGCAGCTCAACGAGGATCCGAGCTCGGGCGGGTGAAAAACTCCGAGCGCCTGGATTTTCCTGACCTTGCCTGTCTAGTTTGTCAACATAAAAATTTCACATGGATAGCCCAGTCAGGAAGTCGCAGTGCCGAAGCTCCGCTGCAGTCATCGATTGGGCACACGAGCCAGCACCCAAAAGAGAAGTTGTGGCTGCAATACGCGGTACGATACGGTCAGAGTTACGGTACGATACGCAGAGATCACGGCCCCGGCAGAGTCTCTCGGACCGTGGGCGAAGTTGATCATTGATGCATCCGAGCAGGTTAATGCACTTTGCACGCCACCTCATTCGCCTACGGCCGGCATTGACTGGATGCTCTGGCAATCTGGGTTTTGCATAAGCTGAGCAGCTGACCCTGCACGCGAGGGAGAACTCTCGCTTTCGTGTCAGTTGCCGCCTTTGACAGCCCAATTTACGGGCGTTTCAGGATTGATTAAAGGAAGAATCTGGGATCAAAGACTAAAGAGCTTGCCAGCTTCGCCTCGCTGCTCCTCGCATCCGAAATTACCGTCTCACTTCTAGGCTGACtgtacttttttttttctttccgcCGTAAAGAGGACCCGTAATACCGCCCCATCAGCCATTCACGGCTGTCGTATTCGTTCAGCTGCATCTCCGAACATCGTTGGCCCGTGGGCGATGCAGTGAGATCGGGCATGAAATCATCAAATCACCGATGGGTGTCACCAAATTAGGACAAAGCAGTCTCCAAGCGTTTAGGCCTCTCTGTTCTTTCAGAGCGCCAGCGTATATCAAGGTGCACAGCCCCGCCAAGGGCTGAGCGGTAATCTGAGAGGCTTGGACATACCAAGTCATCACCTTCACTGCCTCTTCAATCGAGATTCGACAACTCAACGCCAGGGTCAACTAGGCACCGTCCATCCAGCAAACAGGATCAGTACTCAAATGGCGCAATTGTTACATGCTACGGAGTACATGCCAGACGGGAGTGATTTCATCCCATACATCATAAGTTCAGAACGGACAAACGACATCACGATTCAGTGTGGAGCTCAGCCCTGTTCTGCGTCGGCATCTCTTGGTCGCAAACTTGCCAGCATCATGATCCGCCCGTAGGCCCTGTCCGACAACCGAATGAGAatctggctgctgctgcctcgAAAGAGATGGCTGCATACGATTCGCCCGACTCAAACCCTCGCTGCGATCCTCGAAGCGATCCTCAAATAGCAGGGCGCTGAGGGGCCAGAATATGACAATGAGATCATCTCACATATCGCCCGGCATTGTCGGTTGGGGGTCTCCACCAATTTCTAAGGAATGTTCCTCAAACAAGTGACCTCCGGGAGACCAGGACCTTTCCGATCTATGGTTCATATCCAGTGAATGTGGAAATGATACCCGACCGGGGATACCTCGGTCAACCCTCGAAAGAGCAGCGGTGTtccagaagactggaattACCAATGCTGACCAGTGTCCTGCTTACCCCAGGGATTGTGATTCCAGACTAGAACAAACGACAGACAACGTCCAGATCGCAACCCATCCTACAAGCAATAACTACACCTAGTACACCCCCTCACATTCTTCCATCCACCAAACCCCCAAAACTCCCTAACAGGTTCCA
The nucleotide sequence above comes from Aspergillus puulaauensis MK2 DNA, chromosome 3, nearly complete sequence. Encoded proteins:
- the IPC1 gene encoding phosphatase PAP2 family protein (COG:I;~EggNog:ENOG410PJZF;~InterPro:IPR036938,IPR026841,IPR000326;~PFAM:PF01569,PF14378;~TransMembrane:6 (i77-96o102-117i124-144o185-206i218-240o328-348i)), with the translated sequence MNPTLPTWKDRTQNQFGKLQIQVPWRSIQLLFPHRMRRKLRSKLRSRVSPTSSIASLQTSLSPGDTLRSLQSHRWTVYDFQYLLLLIVGIFSLTVIESPGPLGKTGIFTMLLFSLLLPMTRQFFLPFLPIAGWLLFFYACQFIPSDWRPAIWVRVLPALENILYGANISNILSAHQSVVLDVLAWLPYGICHYGAPFVCSIIMFVFGPPGTVPLFARTFGYISMAAVTIQLFFPCSAPWYENRYGLAPADYSIHGDPAGLARIDKLFGIDLYTSGFHQSPVVFGAFPSLHAADSTLAALFMSHVFPRMKPVFVTYTLWMWWATMYLSHHYAVDLVAGGLLAAISFYFAKTRFLPRVQLDKTFRWDYDYVEFGESAVEYGYGLASYDGEFNLDSDEWTVGSSSSISSGSLSPVDDHYSWETEALTSPQPDIESGRHGFSP